One genomic segment of Peribacillus sp. FSL H8-0477 includes these proteins:
- a CDS encoding ABC transporter permease, with protein MKNKLSHNLYAIPYALWILIFVVAPIVLVLYYSFFDIEGNLSLTNYINFFTPVYLKMTLSSFWYAFLITAFTLLISYPTAFLLTKTKHKQLWLLLIIVPSWINLLLKAYAFLGIFGTYGTANSLLEVLGIGSKQILFTDFSFIFVSVYIFIPFMILPIFNALDEMSPTLLDAANDLGASAWTTFRRVIFPLTLDGVRSGCQVVFIPALSLFMLTRLISGNRVITLGTAIEQQFLVTQDWGMGSTIAVFLIIIMFVFVALTGSRKRGM; from the coding sequence ATGAAGAATAAACTGTCACACAATCTCTATGCCATCCCTTATGCTCTCTGGATTTTAATTTTCGTGGTTGCACCTATTGTGCTCGTGCTTTATTATTCGTTTTTTGACATTGAGGGTAATTTATCACTTACAAACTATATAAACTTCTTCACACCCGTTTATTTGAAAATGACATTAAGCTCCTTTTGGTATGCGTTTTTAATTACAGCCTTTACATTATTAATTTCGTATCCAACAGCTTTCTTGTTAACTAAAACAAAACACAAGCAGTTATGGCTGCTTTTAATCATTGTTCCTTCTTGGATAAACCTTCTGCTAAAAGCCTATGCTTTTCTTGGCATTTTCGGTACATATGGTACAGCGAACAGCTTACTTGAGGTACTTGGGATTGGCTCAAAGCAAATTTTATTCACTGATTTTAGTTTTATTTTTGTTTCGGTCTATATCTTTATTCCGTTTATGATTTTACCAATCTTTAATGCATTGGATGAAATGAGTCCAACTTTACTAGACGCAGCCAACGATCTTGGAGCTTCTGCTTGGACAACTTTCCGTAGAGTTATTTTCCCTTTAACATTAGATGGTGTTCGTTCAGGCTGTCAGGTTGTCTTTATCCCAGCGTTGTCTTTGTTCATGCTGACAAGATTAATATCAGGTAATCGGGTCATTACGCTGGGAACAGCCATTGAACAACAGTTCCTTGTTACGCAAGACTGGGGAATGGGCTCAACCATTGCTGTTTTCTTAATTATTATTATGTTTGTGTTTGTTGCCCTAACTGGCAGCAGAAAGCGGGGTATGTAA
- a CDS encoding ABC transporter permease, whose protein sequence is MKKKLTPLSTFFLVLVFLILYAPIFFLVFYSFNSGGTMYSFESFTLDWYRELFSDTRLLIIVLNTVVVALLSALISTIIGVLGAIAIKSVKGRRSKNTLLSLNSVLIVSPDVIIGASFLILFTMAGVKLGFYSVLLSHIAFSVPIVVLMVLPKLMEMSPSLLDAAYDLGASRWNVLTKVILPYITPGIFAGFFMALTYSLDDFAVTFFVTGNGFSTLSVEIYSLARRGVSLNINALSTLIFIATIFLVIGYYFITKQYSKSGMGGKK, encoded by the coding sequence TTGAAAAAGAAATTAACTCCGTTGTCGACATTCTTCCTTGTACTTGTGTTTCTCATCTTGTACGCACCGATTTTCTTTTTAGTATTTTACTCGTTTAACAGCGGCGGTACGATGTACAGTTTTGAGAGCTTTACGCTTGACTGGTATCGAGAGCTGTTCTCTGATACACGCTTATTGATTATTGTTTTGAATACCGTAGTGGTTGCTTTGCTATCTGCACTCATTTCTACCATTATTGGAGTGTTAGGGGCCATAGCCATTAAGTCAGTTAAAGGGAGACGGTCCAAAAACACCCTGCTTTCTTTAAACAGTGTGTTAATCGTCAGTCCTGATGTAATCATTGGTGCTTCTTTTTTAATTTTATTCACTATGGCTGGCGTTAAGCTAGGTTTCTACTCAGTTTTACTTTCGCATATTGCTTTTAGTGTGCCGATTGTAGTTCTGATGGTACTGCCGAAACTTATGGAAATGAGCCCAAGTTTGCTAGATGCAGCTTATGATTTGGGGGCAAGTCGCTGGAATGTACTGACAAAAGTTATCCTTCCGTATATTACTCCAGGTATTTTCGCTGGATTTTTTATGGCATTAACCTATTCGTTAGATGATTTTGCCGTGACGTTCTTTGTTACGGGTAATGGCTTTTCAACATTGTCTGTAGAAATTTATTCGTTAGCTCGTCGTGGAGTTTCCTTGAATATTAATGCTTTATCTACTTTAATCTTTATTGCTACGATCTTTCTGGTTATTGGCTATTACTTTATTACAAAACAATATAGTAAAAGCGGAATGGGGGGCAAAAAATGA